ACACCTTCTCTTAGTTTCATTGAATTCTTCATTTTCACTACATTCGAACGTCATCGGCCCGAAGGTGGcgcaataaaaatataaccGAGGATTTGTTTTATATACATAAAATTTGTTCTGCATCGTTGAGCTCAGACAGTTAATTTGGAAACAATCGGCAGTAGTTTTACGCAAAGTCCATGATTGGACTAAAGAATTGAACACGTACGATGAGCTAGGAGCGCTTTGCTTCATTGCGAACTTTTTATCGTTGCAATATACCGATTCACTACAATTGCCGGGAACTGTAAATAAGTCCAATAAAGGGGGAAATAATCAGCTGCTAAAACATTCATCTAAAACAGCACCTACCTGGATAAAATGTATAGGATTGTTCTGGAGGGCATAGTTCGCTAGGCGTGTTACATTGTGCATCCATGATATTTGTACACATTCCATTGCCCACACAGTAAGGTCGTTGAGCATCGACAGAACTGCACTCATATGAGGCAACTATTTTATTCTCATGGTTACAAAGCTAAAACAGTATTAGAAAAACAGatgttttttaaatgaatctACACATATGCAGTGCACTGTATGATACTGCTTTAATGCTTACCATTACGCTTGTACAGCTACCACAAGTGATGCCACGGGCTTTGCATTCTTTTTagaatcgtcggaatcgattagATTTGTGTTAGTATTATCAACCACAGTTCTATGCATTCGAACAACTATTGGTAAGTTTTCATCCGCATTTATCGTCTGAAGCAATAAAGTCAATagtttgtaaataaataataatatttaaaagatTGTCTTACCTGAAGCCCCGTTGCAATTACACAGCACAACGCTAGAATCCAAACCATTGTCCCCATGGTGCTAAACTAGTGTTGCTATCACGTCGTACTCGCCTTGGTAATTGAAGCGAAACTACAAAGAATATTTGGCAAACCGGCTTTAAAGTTTTGTCGTGAGGGACAAGAATCTTTAGATAAGATGATCAAGTATGTAATCCTCTTATCTCATCCCAgatcttttatttatttgccgaAAAAGATACAGTCGTAACCTTGAGACTTAAGCAATACGCATACACTGTGACTGTTGTAAATTCATGGTGGTGAGTTTTTGATTATATTTGAGAGAAACAATAAACATGCTCGCACGCAATTTTATACGTTTAACTAGCATATTTTTGAAATGTAATCAGATTTTCAGTTGCAGTACAtgtaaaaaatgaagaataatACTGCTTACACTTCTGGTGGCCATGACCATATGGCCAAATAGAAGCAGAATATTTCTGATGACTAAAACaagtaataattttaaaaaatacctACCTTCAAGGCTCTTCCATTTCTGCATTTCTACATATACTATCATCTCATAGACAGTCGTTAGCTCACGCGACTTGTGAAGCGTCCGCTCACGCTATAAAAGCGCAACGCTAGGAAAGACAAAGCGGCGCGTTAGTGATCCCGCGGAGGACAACGCTAGGATCGACGAAAGATTGTCAAAAATAGAGCAAttgagaagaagcagaagaaggggGGGGGTCGTCCGGTCATTCCTCCTCGGG
Above is a window of Anopheles merus strain MAF unplaced genomic scaffold, AmerM5.1 LNR4000515, whole genome shotgun sequence DNA encoding:
- the LOC121602573 gene encoding uncharacterized protein LOC121602573, with translation MLCNHENKIVASYECSSVDAQRPYCVGNGMCTNIMDAQCNTPSELCPPEQSYTFYPVPGNCSESVYCNDKKFAMKQSAPSSSYVFNSLVQSWTLRKTTADCFQINCLSSTMQNKFYVYKTNPRLYFYCATFGPMTFECSENEEFNETKRRCEFACKKEGKFAIPDGNGGSQTDRYYLCLAGLNGSYQLFETPCPTGLTFQTDDCKLPPPPATS